The Dokdonella sp. nucleotide sequence TGCGCGCGCCTGCGTGGTGCTGACCAAAGCCGACCTGGCCGGCGATCACACCGAGCCAATGGCGATCGTGCGCGAGCGTGTGCCGGCGACGGTCGACGTCATCGCCGTCAACGCGAAATCCACCGCCAGCGTCGCCCCGCTGCTCGCCCTGCTCGGCCCCGGCACATCGAGCGTGCTGGTGGGCTCGTCCGGTGCCGGCAAGTCGACCCTGACCAACACCCTGCTCGGCGAGACCCGCCAGGCCACCCAATCGGTCCGCGCAAACGACAGCCGCGGCCGCCACACCACGACCTCGCGCGCGCTGATCCTGCTGCCGAGCGGCGGCTGCCTGATCGACACACCCGGCATGCGCGAGATCAAGCTGACCGGCGAGGAAACCCTCGACGGTGCACAGTTTGCCGACATCGACGCGCTCGCCGCGGAGTGCCGTTTCGGCGACTGCGCCCACCACGGTGAACCCGGATGCGCCGTGCGCGCAGCACTCGATGACGGTCGCCTCTGCACCGAGCGCTGGCACAACTACCTCAAGCTGCGCGACGAACTCGCCGCCGCCGCCGAAAGCCTCGAAGCCCAACTGCGCCGCAAGAGCGAATCGCGCGTGCTGACCAAAGCCCTCAACAAGCGCCTCGCGGAAAAATACGGGCGCCAGTGAGAACCACTTCGCGCCAACCCGCGCCACATCATCAACCGCAACCACGCCGGAGCGGATGTCATCCGGCGATGCTGTCGACGACCCTGTGGCATCGACGTGACGGATGCAGATCAGGGCATCCCAAGACATGAACGGCGCCCGCAGACCCCGATACCGATATGACCAGACTGATTGCCCTGCTTCTGCTGACTGCCGCCATGCTTTCGTTCGGCTCGCTGGTTTCCGGTGCCGGCTATCTTGAGTTGCTCTTGCCCGGCGGCCTCCCCGTCGGCAACGCGCTGGCGGCGACCGGGCTCTGCGCACTCGCCGCCGCTGCCCTCCAGCTCAGCACGCCCGGCTCGACCTGCCGCCGCGTCGCGCAAGGTGCCGTGCTGGCCGCGATTCTTTGGCTTCCGGTTTCCGTGGCGCTCGCCGGCAATCTTGCGCTCAACTTCTCCGCAAACCGCGGTTCGGCGTGGCTGGTACTCAGCCTGCTCACTGCCGTAGTCGTGCTCGGCTCGCTGGCATGGTCTGTCATCACAGCGCTGGGAGCTATGCTCAAGCGGTCGGGTGCAGCCTGACCATCCTCAGGAGCCTTTCCAGCCTTCCCGATCGCGTGAAGCCTTTGCTGCCGGCAGTCGCTCTGATCGGGAAGGCAGCTCCTGGATTCACATCGCCGAAGGCTCCTCGGGTTCGGCTGGATCCGACCCTGAGCGAGGTGTCCGACCGTGCGCTCGACATGGGCGTGGAACGGCGGGCCGTGGCGCGGCATGGACCCGGTTTCCGGACTCGGACGACCGACGGGGCGTTGTGGCGGCCACGGTGTCGATGTCCGACAATCGCCGGGACGCCGCTTCGCGGCGCGGAGCAGACGCGCGACCAGGCCATGAACGATCACGCGCACGAGCCGCATGTGGCAAATCGTGCCTATCGGGTGAGCGGAGCCATTCTTGGCGTGCTGCTCGTCGCCTCCGGCATCTACGTTCTGTGGACCGATGCCGTCGACCTGCTCGCGCTGGGCGGCGTAGCGCTGCTGATTGCATTCGGCGGCAACCTTCTGTTTTCGGCCTGGCGCGGACGCGCATCCTGGCTCGGCAAGCTCGGCCCGTTGCCCTAGCCCGTGGGTGAAGGCGCGACGGGGAGAGGATGGCGTCGGCTTTCGTGCGCGCAGTCACCACGCCGGGCAGGCGCTTGCAAGCACCCACTCTTCGCCTATGCTCGGCGCCGCATGGCCAACACAACCACCGTGGATGCAAACCACGCTGCCCTCGACCGTCGCCTCGTCGCCGCGGTCAGGGGCATCCGCGTGCTCGGTGCGTTGAGCTGGCCTTCGTCCGCACAGGAACGATTCCTCGCCGACTGGCGGCGCGGGCAGGTGCACCTGCCCGTGATCGAGTACGGGCGCGCCGATCATGCCGCGACGAAGGCCGAGCTCGACGACATCCAGCGCAGCGCCGACCCGCATCACCCGGTCGGCGAATACCTGCAGCGCAGCGCTGCAGCATGGCGCACGGCGACCGACCTGCTCGAGGCGGCCGGCACGCCGGCACTGACCCGGCATTCGATCGAACTGTACGGCCGCCCCGGACACCGCATTCCGGGCAGCGAGCAGAGCAATCTCGATGCGGCGCGCCACTTCATCGAGCTGGCCAGCGAACTCGATGGCGAGCTCGCGCTTGGCGACGCCGACTACTGCATCCCGGCCGACGTCCTGCGCGAGGACCTGCAAACCCAGCTCGACGCGTTCTTCGGCAGCGGCCGCGTGCGTGTCGAGGTCGACGACAGCCTGATCGCCAAGGCCGCGGCGGGGGCCACACGCATCCGCCTGCGCTCAGCGACCTGCTTCACCGAGTACGACCGCACACAACTGCTCGAACACGAGGCCTACGTGCATACGCTGACCGCGCTCAACGGACGCCGCCAGCCGAACCTCGCCTCGCTGGCGCTGAACTCGCCGCGCATCACCGCGACCCAGGAGGGCCTGGCCGTGTTCGCCGAGCTGATGACCGGCTCGCTCGACATCGAGCGCATCAAGCGCATCAGCCTGCGCATCCTCGCCATCGACATGGCCCTGCACGGCGCCGATTTCGTCGAGGTGTTCCGCTTCTTCCTCGATTCCGGCCAGTCGGAGACCGACAGCTTCTCGTCGGCCCAGCGCGTGTTCCGCGGCTCGCCGACGGGCGGCGGCTCGGCCTTCACCAAGGACACCGTCTACCTGCACGGCCTCTTGTCCGTGCACACGTTCTTCCGCTGGGCGCTCAAGCACAAGCGCCTCGACCTCTGCCGCAACCTGTTCGCCGGCAAGATGAGCCTGCACGACGTGGTCTCCCTGCAGGGCGAGTTCGCTTCCGGCTACATCGCTGCGCCGACCTGGCTGCCGCGCTGGGTGCAGCATGCCAACGGGCTGGCGACCATGCTCGCCTTCTCGCTGTTCGCCAACCGCATCCGCCTCGACCGCGTCGCGGCCGAGGATCTCGTGCTCGCCCTGTGAGCCGATCCCTTGCGTACACTAGCCGCTCGCCGCCGCCCCTCGACCGACATGTCCCAGAAAAAGACCGACGACCTCAAGCAAGCCGCCCTCGAATACCACCGCCGCGCACCGGCCGGGAAGATCAAGGTGGTACCGACCAAGTCGGTGGTGACCCAGCGCGAACTGTCGCTGGCCTATTCGCCGGGCGTCGCCTTCGCCTGCAACGAGATCGTGCGCGATCCCGGCGAGGCGGCGACGCTGACCGCGCGCGGCAATCTCGTCGCCGTCATCACCAACGGCACCGCCGTGCTCGGCCTCGGCAACATCGGCCCGCTGGCGGCCAAGCCGGTGATGGAAGGCAAGGGCATGCTGTTCCAGAAGTTCGCCGGCATCGACGTGTTCGACATCGAGATCGACGAGAACGACCCGGACAAGCTCGTCGACATCATCGCCAGCCTCGAACCGAGCTTCGGCGGCATCAACCTCGAGGACATCAAGGCGCCGGAGTGCTTCGCGGTCGAGCGCAAGCTGCGCGAGCGCATGAAGATCCCGGTGTTCCACGACGACCAGCACGGCACCGCGATCATCGTCGGCGCGGCGCTGATCAACGCGCTCACGATCGTCGAGAAGGACATCGCGAAGATCAAGGTCGTGCACACCGGCGCCGGCGCGGCCGGCATCTCCTGCCTCAACATGTTGGTCAGCCTCGGCGTCGATCCGGCCAACATCTGGGTGGCCGACCGCCTCGGCGTGGTCTGGCGCGGTCGCACCGAGGAGATGGACGAGAACAAGGCGCGCTTCGCGCGCGATACCGACGCCCGCACGCTCGACGAGATCATCGATGGCGCCGACGTCTTCCTCGGCCTGTCCGCGCCGGGCGTGCTGAGCCCGGACATGGTGCGGCGTATGGCCGACAAGCCGATCGTGTTCGCCCTGGCCAATCCGACCCCGGAAATCCTCCCCGAACTGGTGCGCGAGGCGAACCCGGACGCGATCATCGCCACTGGCCGCTCGGACTATCCGAACCAGGTCAACAACGCGCTGTGCTTCCCTTACCTGTTCCGCGGTGCGCTCGACGTCGGCGCGACGGCGATCAACGAGGAGATGAAGATCGCCTGCGTGCATGCGATCGCCGAACTGGCGCGTCGCGAGATGTCCGATGTCGCCGCACGGGCCTACGGCGGGCAGACGCGCTCGTTCGGGCCCGATTACCTGATCCCGCAGCCGTTCGATCCGCGCCTGCTGACCGAGTTGTCGCCGGCGGTCGCGCGCGCGGCGATGGCCTCGGGCGTCGCCACGCGCCCATTGGCCGACGCCGAGGCCTACCGCGAGCGCCTCAACAGCTTCGTGTTCCGCAGCGGCCTGGTCATGAAGCCGGTGTTCGACCGCGCACGCAGCGACCGCCAACGCGTCGTCTTCGCCGAGGGCGAGGAGGAAACCGTGCTGCGCGCGGTGCAGCACATCGCCGACGAGCACCTGGCCTGGCCGATCCTGATCGGTCGCCCTGCGGTGATCGAATCGCGCATCCAGCGCATGCGCCTGCGCCTCAAGCCCGGCATCGATTTCGAGGTCTGCAACATCGAAAACGACCCTCGCTTCAAGGACTACTGGAGCGAGTACCACGCCCTGCTCGAACGCCGCGGCGTCACCCCCGACAGCGCCAAGGCGATCGTGCGCTCGCGCCCGAGCGTGATCGCGGCGCTGATGCTGCGACGGGGCGAAGCCGACGCGATGCTGACCGGCATCGTCGGCCGCTACCACAAGAAGCTGCGCTACATCCTCGACATCATCCCGCTCGAACCCGGCGTGCAGTCGCCCTCGGCGATGACCGGCGTGGTCAACGACAAGGGACTGTTCTTCTTCATCGACACCCACGTCAAGCTCGACCCGACCGCCGAACAGGTCGCCGAGGCGACCCTGCAGGCAGCGATCCGCCTGCGCCTGTTCGGGGTCAACCCGAAGATCGCCCTGCTCTCGCATTCGAACTTCGGAAGCCACGAGGACGCCTCCGCGGCGAAGATGCGCCGCGCGCTCGAACTCGTGCGCGAGCGCGACCCGGATCTCGAGATCGAGGGCGAGATGCATGCCGACACCGCATTCAACGAGGAAGTGCGCGAACGCCTGTTTCCGAACTCGCGGCTCAAGGGCCTGGCCAACGTCTATGTCTGTCCAAACCTCGACGCCGCCAACATCGCCTACAACATCACCCGCGTGATGACCGAAGGCGTCGCCCTCGGCCCGGTGCTGATGGGCATGTCCAGGCCGGCCCACATCCTGACTCCGGCCGCGACCGTTCGCCGCGTCGTCAACATGACCGCGATCGCCGCGGTCGAAGCGCAGATCCGTGCGGCGAGGGAGCGGTGATGGGAATTGCTCCGTAGGAGACGCCTTCAGGCGTGATGCTTCTTCTTTTTGACGTTGTACGGCAGGGGCATCACGGCTAAAGCCGTTTCCTACGGCCGTTTCCTACGGCCGTTTCCTGCGGCGGTTTCCTACGGCCGTTTCCTGCGGCGGTTTCGTGCGGCCGTTTCCTACGGCGGTTTCCTACGGCGGTTTCCTGCGGCCGTTTCCTGCGGCGGTTTCCTACGGCCGTTTCCTGCGGCGGTTTCCTACGGCCGTTTCCTGCGGCGTTTTCGTGCGGTCGCCCTCGGCCCGGTGCTGATGGGCATGTCCAGGCCGGCCCACATCCTGACTCCGGCCGCGACCGTTCGCCGCGTCGTCAACATGACCGCGATCGCCGCGGTCGAAGCGCAGATCCGCGCGGCGAGGGAGCGGTGATGGGAACAGCTCCGTAGGAAACGCCTTCAGGCGTGATGCTCTTTCTTTTTGACGTTGTACGGCAGGGGCATCACGGCTAAAGCCGTTTCCTACGGCGGTTTCCTGCGGCGGTTTCCTGCGGCGGTTTCCTACGGTGTTTTCGTGCGGTCGCCCTCGGCCCTGTGCTGATGGGCATGTCCAGGCCGGCCCACATCCTGACTCCGGCCGCGACCGTTCGCCGCGTCGTCAACATGACCGCGATCGCCGCGGTCGAGGCGCAGATCCGCGCGGCGAGGGAGCGGTGATGGGATTTGCTCCGTAGGAGACGCCTTCAGGCGTGATGCTCTTTCTTTTTGACGTTGTACGGCAGGGGCATCACGGCTAAAGCCGTTTCCTACGGCCGTTTCCTGCGGCCATTTCCTACAGCGGTTTCCTGCGGCGGTTTCCTGCGGCGGTTTCGTGCAGTCGTTTCCAGAGACGGTGATTGGGCGGGCGCGGGCTTCACCGCCACGCAGCATGCAGTCGCCACAGCCGACGGCTACACTCGGACGTCCGCGGGCGGCGATGTGCCGCCCCCTGCCCATGGCGACACCTGAGGAATCCGCATGAACCCGTTGCAGGACATACTCGATCAGGACCTCGACCCGGTCGAAACCCGTGAGTGGACCGATTCGATCAAGTCGGTCATCGATGCGGACGGTACCGACCGCGCGCACCAACTCCTGCAGCGCATGGTCGAGGAAACACGCCGTGCCGGCGGCCACCTGCCATTCCAGCCGACCACCGAGTACATCAACACCATCCCACCACACCTCGAGGCCAAGTCGCCCGGCGACGCGGCCATGGAATGGCGGATCCGCTCGCTGATCCGCTGGAACGCGATGGCGATGGTCGTGCGTGCGAACCGCAAGCCGGGCGAACTCGGCGGCCACATCGCCAGCTTCGCCTCGTCCGCCACGCTCTACGACGTCGGCTTCAATCACTTCTGGCGCGCACCGAGCGACGGCCACCCCGGTGACCTGATCTTCCACCAGGGCCATTCCAGCCCGGGCGTGTACGCGCGCTCCTTCCTCGAAGGCCGCATCAGCGAGGAACAGCTCGACCATTTCCGCATGGAAGTCATCGGCAAGGGCAAGGCACTGCCCTCGTATCCGCACCCGTGGCTGATGCCCGACTACTGGCAGGTGCCGACCGTATCGATGGGCCTCGGCCCACTGCAGGCGATCTACCAGGCCCAGTTCATGAAGTACCTCGAGCACCGCGGCCTGATCCCGGTGAGCGACCGCAAGGTGTGGTGCTTCGTCGGCGACGGCGAATCGGACGAGCCCGAGACGCTCGGTGCGATCTCGCTGGCCGGTCGCGAGGGTCTCGACAACCTGATCTTCGTGGTCAATTGCAACCTGCAGCGCCTCGACGGCCCGGTGCGCGGCAACGGCAAGATCATCCAGGAACTCGAAGGCGTGTTCCGCGGTGCCGGCTGGAACGTGATCAAGCTGATCTGGGGCAGCTACTGGGATCCGCTCCTTGCGCGCGACCACAACGGCACGCTGCGCAGGGTCATGATGGAAACCGTCGACGGCGAATACCAGAACTGCAAGGCCTTCGGCGGCGCGTACACGCGCGAACACTTCTTCGGCAAGCACCCGGAGACGCGCGAGATGGTCGCCAGCCTTTCCGACGAAGACATCTGGCGTCTCAACCGCGGCGGCCACGATCCGCACAAGGTCTATGCGGCCTACCACGAGGCGGTCAACACCAAGGGCATGCCGACCGTGATCCTCGCCAAGACGGTCAAGGGCTACGGCATGGGCGGTGCCGGTGAATCGCAGAACATCACCCACCAGCAGAAAAAGATGGACGACAACGCGGTGCGTGCGTTCCGCGATCGCTTCAACATCCCGGTCGCCGACGCCGACCTGCCGCAGGTGCCGTACTACCACCCCGGCAAGGATTCGCCCGAAGTCGAATACATGCTGGAACGCCGTCGCGCGCTCGGCGGCTTCCTGCCGCAGCGCCGGCGCACCTCGGCTTCGATGGCCACGCCGGAGTTGGCCACGTTCGACGCGCTGACGAACGGCACCGGCGAACGCGAGATCTCCACGACCATGGCCTTCGTGCGGGCGCTCAACCTGTTCCTGCGCGACAAGGAGATCGGACCGCGCATCGTGCCGATCGTCGCCGACGAGGCCCGCACCTTCGGCATGGAAGGCCTGTTCCGCCAGATCGGCATCTACGCGCCGTTCGGCCAGAAGTACAAGCCGATGGACGCCGACCAGCTCATGTACTACCGCGAGGACCAGTCAGGCCAGGTGCTCCAGCAGGGCATCAGCGAACCAGGCGCGATGTCCTCATGGATGGCCGCGGCAACGAGCTATTCGTTCAGCGACGTGCCGATGCTGCCGTTCTACATCTACTACTCGATGTTCGGCTTCCAGCGCATCGGTGACCTCGCCTGGGCCGCCGGCGACATGCGCGCGCGCGGCTTCCTGGTCGGCGGCACCGCCGGCCGCACCACGCTCAACGGCGAGGGTCTGCAGCACGAGGACGGCCATTCGCACGTGGTCGCCGGCACGATTCCGAACTGCCGCAGCTACGACCCGACCTTCTCCTACGAGGTTGCGGTGATCCTGCAGGATGGCGTGCGCCGCATGCTGACCGAGCAGGAGGACACCTACTACTACCTCACCGTGATGAACGAGAACTACGCGCACCCGGACATGCCGGCAGGCGCGGAGGCAGGGATCATCAAGGGCATGTACCTGTTCAGGGAATCGGGGACGGGGAATGGGGAATCGGGCAAAGGCAAGAGCAAAGGGAAACGCCCGACCGTGCAACTGCTCGGGTCGGGCACGATCCTGCGCGAGGTGATCGCCGCGGCCGAACTGCTGGAGAAGGAGTTCGGCGTGGCCGCCGACATCTGGTCCTGCCCGAGCTTCAACGAACTGCGCCGCGACGGCTTCGACGTCGAGCGCTGGAATCGCCTGCACCCGCTGGCGAAGCAGCCGCGCAAGTCCTGGGTCGCCGAATGCCTCGATGGTCGCAGCGGCCCGATCGTCGCGGCGACCGACTATGTGCGCGCGTATTCGGACCAGATCCGGGCCTTCATCCCGGCCGGACGCAGCTTCATCGCGCTCGGCACCGACGGCTACGGCCGCAGCGACACGCGCGCGCACCTGCGCTCGTTCTTCGAGGTCGACCGCTGGTGGATCGCCCACGCCGCCATCGCTGCGCTGGCAGCCGATGGCCAGATGAACCCCGAGGACGTCGCCCGCGCGATCCGCGAATGGAAGCTCGATCCCGAGAAGCCGAATCCCGTGACGGTGTGAAAAACGTCGCGCCCGAAGGCGCTCCCACAGGCGCACCTACGGAACAAAAAATGCCGTAGGAGCCCGTGCACGGGCGATGCTTTTCGTCGCGACCATCGGCAGGCATCGCCCCCGAAGGGACTCCTACGGGAGGCGGTCGGCGACCGCGCAGGATACGCGCTTGCGTTGGGCGTCGTGCTTCGGCGATTGGTAGGGCTGGCCGATCTTCGGCAGACGGGCGGCAAGCGGAACGACGCTGGCATTGAGGCGCCAGTCGTAGATGACGCTGAAGGCGAGCACGCGCGCCACGTACTCGCGGGTTTCCTTGTACGGGATCGTCTCAATGAAGAAATCCGGTTCGAGGCCGCCGCGCGCGGCCAGCCAGCGCTTCACCGGCGCGCTACCGGCGTTGTAGGCCGCGCTGGCCAGCCACGGGCTGCCCGAATACTGGCCGGCCATCTGCGCGAGGAAACGTGTGCCAAGCTGGACGTTGTAGGCCGGATCGAACAGGTCGCCCGGCTTGTGGTAGGGCAGTTGCGCCCGCTGCGCGACCTCCTTGGCAACACTGGGCAGAAGCTGCATGAGGCCGTAGGCGTCGGCATGCGAACGCGCGTCGGTCATCCACGCGCTCTCGGCGCGGATGATCGCGTAGGACCAGGCAGGATCGATGCCGGCGCTGCGCGCCTCGCGCGTCACGTGCGGTTTCATCGCCAGCGGAAAGCGCTGCTCGTAGTGGCGCTGTGTCGTAGGTGAGGCCGACAACAGGAACACGGCACGGTCGTACCAATCCTTGCGATAGGCGATGTCGGCGGCGAGGCGGCGGTCGGCCGGCTCCAGCTTCGTCATCGCGAAATCCCATTCGCGACGCGCGTTGTCGAGTTGGCCAAGGGCGTGAAACTCGAACGCACGGGCGAGATCGGGCTGGGCGAGCAGGCGCTTCTCGGTGTTGCGGTCGGCGGCGAAGACATCCGCGCAGATCGAGTAGTCCGCGCCGATCCAGTCGGCGGCGAGGAAGCCGTGGAAGTTCGCCTCGCGCGCGACTTCAGCGAACAGCGCGCCGGCTTCATCCTTGCGGCCGAGCTTGTCAAGCATGCGCGCGCGCAGGTAGCGCCAACGCGCATCGGCCCGCTGCGCCTCGCTCATCGCTTCAAGCGCCGCCAGCGTCTCGTTCCAGTCGCCGGTCGCCAGCGCCACGCGCACGTGCCACTCGCGCGAGGCATCGTCGGCGGCTTCGATCGGCAAGGCCTTCAGGCGTGCGAGTGCATCGTCTTCATAGCCGGTCGAGCGGTACACCGCGATCGCATTGAGGATGCGGTACTTCTGCGCCGGATCCCACTGGAACTTCGCACCGAGTGCGGCCCAGCGCGTTTCCGCGGTGGCGCTGTCGCGGCGGGCCAGACGCATGAAACCGAACGACAGCGCATCGCGGTTGCGTGGCGTGTCGGGCCAGGCCGCGGCATTGGCGAGCACACTGGCCGGATCGCGCACGGTGGCGGCGACGCGGTCGGCGGCGGCCTTGCCGGGTGCGTCGAGGCGCGTGCCGATCATGGCAACGGTTTCGGGATTGGCGGCGGCGGCAGCCGCTTCGATGCGCGCCCACACCTCGGCATCGGTCAGGCCACCGCTCGTGCGCGCCCAGGCGAACAGCGGTTCGCACAAGGCCGGTGTCGCGCGCGGCTGCATCCACAGCGCGGCGATGTCCTGCGCGTAGTCCGGTTTCTCTCCGGCATCGATGCGCGCGCGCTGCCAGGCGCATTTCAGTTCAAGCGATCCACTGTCCTGCCAGAGTCGGCGGAAGGTCGCCCAATCGCCGGCATTGGCGAGGCGGCGCAGGGTCTTCTCGCGCAGGTTGCGCGCCACGAGACTGTCCGGCCAGCGCGCGAGAAAAGCCTCGACTGCGGTGGTCGATGGCGGCGTCTTGCCGCGCTCGAGCACGCCAAGTTCCACGTAGGGCAGCAGCGGATAGTCGGCGAGGTCGATCGCGTGGCGCTTCCAGGCATCGCCGGATTCGCGTGCGACCGCTTCGAGGGCGCGGCGGTACTGACTGCGCTGCTGCTCGCGGTCGGCGGCCTGGGCCGGTGAGACAACCGCGACGAGAGCGACGACGAACGAGGTGGCGAGACGGATGCAGATCATTGCTTTGGTGGGGTCTTGCAGATGTCGTGTGGGCGATTCTGCCAGTAGGCGTGACGCTGGATAGCACGAATCTTGTAGTTGAGCACTTCGACGAAGCCGAGCGATAGCGGCGTCCATGTCGCGGCACATTTAAGGACACTGCGGTAAGGAACAGGATCGCCGACAACGCCTGGTTCTACGTGCTCGCCGCCACGCGACCCTGCACGGCCAGTCCGCTCAGGAAGGCTTCAAGCTCCGCCGCCCCCAACTCCCGAGGGTGTCGACGGCCACTGGCAAGGATGAACCTGCGGATCCATCCGGTGTACGCCCTTTCGGTGTACAAGCTGTAGCGTTTGAGCCGCAATATGCGCCGAATCTCGTCGAACAGGCGCCGAGCGGGCCGGTCCGCCGCACCACTTGCTACCCCTCCGATCCATCGTGATATTCCATAACACCCCGCATCCGTCGACAACGCAGGGACGTTCAGTGAAATCCGTCGCCCCTGGAATCGGACAAAGGATTGATTTCATGCAGGAAAACCGCTTGACGCGCACCGCGCCGATGCTGAACGATCCATGCTATGCCTCGGATTCGGGGTCTACTTGTAGTTAGAAACCTCAGGGGGAGTCTATGGCAACGGGATGGCATACAAAACTGACTGGCCAAGTCGGTGAGCATCTCGTCACGGCGGAACTCGGGAGGCGGCATATTCTTGCGGCCCCGTTCTCTGGCAACGTCCCAGACATTGACATCCTCGCGTACGCAAATGGCATCACGGGCCTCATTCAAGTAAAGACCATAACTGGCGACTCGTGGCAGTTTGACGTTCGTAGGTTTCTTAGCGTCGAGCTCGAATCGGGGCGTCAGGTTGTGCACGGCAAGAGCCCGGAGCTCGACCGCAAGATCATTTGCGTGTTCGTCGCCCTAGGCAACCAGCTCGGTGAGGATCAGTTCTACATCTTCAAGCAGGGTTGGCTGCAAGACCATTTTGCCCAGAAGTACAAAGGTAGGGCTGCACCCAAAAACATTAATTCTTTTCATTGCGCAATCTGGCGGCGTGACATGGCAGTGCATCTTGGCAAATGGCGTATCATCACCAACAAGTTCAAGGTGTGAGTCGGTTTCTAACTATTCGGTCAACCGGACGCAAACCCGCTGCGCGGGTTCGCGCCGGTTACCTCAAGCGTTAGGCATCTGTGACAGAGAATCGCGTCCGCATAGTCTTACCAGAGCCGCATTACACGCTCTTCGACGCTA carries:
- the rsgA gene encoding ribosome small subunit-dependent GTPase A, whose protein sequence is MPNPPATLDALARIGWQGTLPAEEDGTRIARVIAQHRAGYELHDGTTAFNAQPAPRFLKPDVGPEARPAVGDFVRVTPAKPPLIEAILPRRSLLERAAAGERHRRQLIAANIDTVMIVCGLDGDFNPARIERYLLLVEGSGARACVVLTKADLAGDHTEPMAIVRERVPATVDVIAVNAKSTASVAPLLALLGPGTSSVLVGSSGAGKSTLTNTLLGETRQATQSVRANDSRGRHTTTSRALILLPSGGCLIDTPGMREIKLTGEETLDGAQFADIDALAAECRFGDCAHHGEPGCAVRAALDDGRLCTERWHNYLKLRDELAAAAESLEAQLRRKSESRVLTKALNKRLAEKYGRQ
- a CDS encoding flavohemoglobin expression-modulating QEGLA motif protein; this encodes MANTTTVDANHAALDRRLVAAVRGIRVLGALSWPSSAQERFLADWRRGQVHLPVIEYGRADHAATKAELDDIQRSADPHHPVGEYLQRSAAAWRTATDLLEAAGTPALTRHSIELYGRPGHRIPGSEQSNLDAARHFIELASELDGELALGDADYCIPADVLREDLQTQLDAFFGSGRVRVEVDDSLIAKAAAGATRIRLRSATCFTEYDRTQLLEHEAYVHTLTALNGRRQPNLASLALNSPRITATQEGLAVFAELMTGSLDIERIKRISLRILAIDMALHGADFVEVFRFFLDSGQSETDSFSSAQRVFRGSPTGGGSAFTKDTVYLHGLLSVHTFFRWALKHKRLDLCRNLFAGKMSLHDVVSLQGEFASGYIAAPTWLPRWVQHANGLATMLAFSLFANRIRLDRVAAEDLVLAL
- a CDS encoding NADP-dependent malic enzyme, with translation MSQKKTDDLKQAALEYHRRAPAGKIKVVPTKSVVTQRELSLAYSPGVAFACNEIVRDPGEAATLTARGNLVAVITNGTAVLGLGNIGPLAAKPVMEGKGMLFQKFAGIDVFDIEIDENDPDKLVDIIASLEPSFGGINLEDIKAPECFAVERKLRERMKIPVFHDDQHGTAIIVGAALINALTIVEKDIAKIKVVHTGAGAAGISCLNMLVSLGVDPANIWVADRLGVVWRGRTEEMDENKARFARDTDARTLDEIIDGADVFLGLSAPGVLSPDMVRRMADKPIVFALANPTPEILPELVREANPDAIIATGRSDYPNQVNNALCFPYLFRGALDVGATAINEEMKIACVHAIAELARREMSDVAARAYGGQTRSFGPDYLIPQPFDPRLLTELSPAVARAAMASGVATRPLADAEAYRERLNSFVFRSGLVMKPVFDRARSDRQRVVFAEGEEETVLRAVQHIADEHLAWPILIGRPAVIESRIQRMRLRLKPGIDFEVCNIENDPRFKDYWSEYHALLERRGVTPDSAKAIVRSRPSVIAALMLRRGEADAMLTGIVGRYHKKLRYILDIIPLEPGVQSPSAMTGVVNDKGLFFFIDTHVKLDPTAEQVAEATLQAAIRLRLFGVNPKIALLSHSNFGSHEDASAAKMRRALELVRERDPDLEIEGEMHADTAFNEEVRERLFPNSRLKGLANVYVCPNLDAANIAYNITRVMTEGVALGPVLMGMSRPAHILTPAATVRRVVNMTAIAAVEAQIRAARER
- the aceE gene encoding pyruvate dehydrogenase (acetyl-transferring), homodimeric type codes for the protein MNPLQDILDQDLDPVETREWTDSIKSVIDADGTDRAHQLLQRMVEETRRAGGHLPFQPTTEYINTIPPHLEAKSPGDAAMEWRIRSLIRWNAMAMVVRANRKPGELGGHIASFASSATLYDVGFNHFWRAPSDGHPGDLIFHQGHSSPGVYARSFLEGRISEEQLDHFRMEVIGKGKALPSYPHPWLMPDYWQVPTVSMGLGPLQAIYQAQFMKYLEHRGLIPVSDRKVWCFVGDGESDEPETLGAISLAGREGLDNLIFVVNCNLQRLDGPVRGNGKIIQELEGVFRGAGWNVIKLIWGSYWDPLLARDHNGTLRRVMMETVDGEYQNCKAFGGAYTREHFFGKHPETREMVASLSDEDIWRLNRGGHDPHKVYAAYHEAVNTKGMPTVILAKTVKGYGMGGAGESQNITHQQKKMDDNAVRAFRDRFNIPVADADLPQVPYYHPGKDSPEVEYMLERRRALGGFLPQRRRTSASMATPELATFDALTNGTGEREISTTMAFVRALNLFLRDKEIGPRIVPIVADEARTFGMEGLFRQIGIYAPFGQKYKPMDADQLMYYREDQSGQVLQQGISEPGAMSSWMAAATSYSFSDVPMLPFYIYYSMFGFQRIGDLAWAAGDMRARGFLVGGTAGRTTLNGEGLQHEDGHSHVVAGTIPNCRSYDPTFSYEVAVILQDGVRRMLTEQEDTYYYLTVMNENYAHPDMPAGAEAGIIKGMYLFRESGTGNGESGKGKSKGKRPTVQLLGSGTILREVIAAAELLEKEFGVAADIWSCPSFNELRRDGFDVERWNRLHPLAKQPRKSWVAECLDGRSGPIVAATDYVRAYSDQIRAFIPAGRSFIALGTDGYGRSDTRAHLRSFFEVDRWWIAHAAIAALAADGQMNPEDVARAIREWKLDPEKPNPVTV
- a CDS encoding transglycosylase SLT domain-containing protein — protein: MICIRLATSFVVALVAVVSPAQAADREQQRSQYRRALEAVARESGDAWKRHAIDLADYPLLPYVELGVLERGKTPPSTTAVEAFLARWPDSLVARNLREKTLRRLANAGDWATFRRLWQDSGSLELKCAWQRARIDAGEKPDYAQDIAALWMQPRATPALCEPLFAWARTSGGLTDAEVWARIEAAAAAANPETVAMIGTRLDAPGKAAADRVAATVRDPASVLANAAAWPDTPRNRDALSFGFMRLARRDSATAETRWAALGAKFQWDPAQKYRILNAIAVYRSTGYEDDALARLKALPIEAADDASREWHVRVALATGDWNETLAALEAMSEAQRADARWRYLRARMLDKLGRKDEAGALFAEVAREANFHGFLAADWIGADYSICADVFAADRNTEKRLLAQPDLARAFEFHALGQLDNARREWDFAMTKLEPADRRLAADIAYRKDWYDRAVFLLSASPTTQRHYEQRFPLAMKPHVTREARSAGIDPAWSYAIIRAESAWMTDARSHADAYGLMQLLPSVAKEVAQRAQLPYHKPGDLFDPAYNVQLGTRFLAQMAGQYSGSPWLASAAYNAGSAPVKRWLAARGGLEPDFFIETIPYKETREYVARVLAFSVIYDWRLNASVVPLAARLPKIGQPYQSPKHDAQRKRVSCAVADRLP